In Musa acuminata AAA Group cultivar baxijiao chromosome BXJ3-11, Cavendish_Baxijiao_AAA, whole genome shotgun sequence, one DNA window encodes the following:
- the LOC135653390 gene encoding peroxidase 39-like, with protein sequence MMKRSFLLLLAVAIALGSCARDQAEGLKKGFYKKSCPQAEETVRSIIWNHVSSNSELPAKLLRLFFHDCFVRGCDASILIESTSDNVAEKDAGPNLSLAGFDVIEEVKTALETACPGTVSCADIVALAARDSVSFQFNKLLWKVKTGRRDGTISRRSEALSDLPSPASNFSVLAGQFANKGLHVKDLVVLSGAHTIGVGHCNLFSQRLYNFTGQNAENDTDPSLDPTYAALLKTKCRSVADNTTTVEMDPGSSTDFDNHYYANLQEKKGLFVSDAALLTNQRSAKLVGKLLHPGDFFDDFKNSITRMGAIGVLTGTDGEIRNKCSVVNS encoded by the exons ATGATGAAGCGGAGCTTTCTTCTCCTGTTGGCCGTAGCGATAGCTCTTGGAAGTTGTGCGAGAGACCAAGCTGAAGGCTTGAAGAAGGGCTTCTACAAGAAGAGTTGCCCTCAGGCTGAGGAAACCGTTCGGAGCATCATATGGAATCACGTCTCGAGCAACTCGGAGCTGCCTGCAAAGTTGCTGAGGCTGTTCTTCCATGACTGCTTCGTCAGG GGTTGTGATGCCTCCATCTTGATCGAGTCGACCTCCGACAATGTTGCCGAAAAGGACGCAGGCCCGAACCTATCGCTAGCAGGCTTCGATGTCATCGAAGAGGTGAAGACGGCATTGGAGACGGCATGCCCGGGGACGGTCTCGTGCGCAGATATAGTTGCATTGGCGGCGAGGGACTCTGTCTCCTTCCAA TTCAACAAGCTTCTGTGGAAGGTGAAGACCGGGAGGAGGGACGGCACAATCTCCCGGCGATCGGAGGCCCTCTCCGACCTCCCTTCGCCGGCCTCAAACTTCTCGGTGCTGGCCGGGCAATTCGCGAACAAAGGCCTCCACGTCAAGGATCTCGTCGTCTTGTCAG GTGCACACACCATCGGGGTCGGGCACTGCAACCTGTTCAGCCAGAGGCTGTACAACTTCACCGGGCAGAACGCGGAGAACGACACCGACCCGTCGCTGGACCCGACCTACGCGGCGTTGTTGAAGACCAAGTGCAGGAGCGTGGCGGACAACACCACGACGGTGGAGATGGACCCGGGGAGCAGCACCGACTTCGACAACCACTACTACGCCAACCTGCAGGAGAAGAAGGGGCTGTTCGTGTCCGACGCCGCACTCCTCACGAACCAGCGGTCGGCCAAGCTGGTGGGCAAGCTGCTGCACCCGGGAGACTTCTTCGACGACTTCAAGAACTCGATAACCAGGATGGGAGCCATCGGCGTGCTCACCGGCACCGACGGGGAGATCAGGAACAAGTGTAGCGTCGTCAACTCCTGA